The Methanosarcina barkeri str. Wiesmoor DNA segment CCTCCGAACTCTCGGCAATTGTGTACTTAAGGGGAGCAAGTTCGTTGTCAAGGATGCATTCAGGAAGGGTTTTTGAGTAGACTTCCTTCATATCCCCTGCAATTTCATCCACGAACTTAACATTCCCAACAACTCCCTGAAATGGAGTTGCAGTCATTCCCAGGATTTTTGTCCTTTCCCCCAATTCATTGAGAAAATCGTTTCCTCGATTGTTAATGAAATTGTGGATCTCATCCACGATTGCAAGGTCGGCAAGTTCAAGAATCCGGTTCTTGATCTCAGAGTTCTGCTTTCCAAGTACGGTCTGAAGCGAGGCAAAAAGAACAAAACCTTTATCCTTTTCCTGCCCAAAAGCTCTCAAAGTTTCAGCAAGTTCTTTTCGGTCCACCTTATGCTCGGATGAGAGAAGTGCGCTGTTGGGAAAAAGGGGCTGTTTTTTCTTCCTGTCATAATAAGTCTGACTAAGAAGAGGATTATTTTTCGAGACAAGGAAAAGCACGAGTTTTCCTTCGTCGTAGTACTTCTTCATTATATGTTTCGAAAGAAAGGTTTTACCCCAGCCTGTAGGAACCTTGATATAGCCTCTCTGATTGGTTTCAAGATATTTTAGAATATCCTCAAAAATCTTCTTTTTATCTTTCCTCAAGGGCTCAAGCTCGACGGTTTCCATACCGACTGCGGTCTCATTTGAAATTGTCATCAGTTACGCTGTCCTTAACACTTGTCAATGTAAAAATTTGATATCAAAACCAGAAAGTGCCTTACAAAGGGTTTCTGGGAAACTGGTATAATCATATAACAGGAAATGCTGCATGTAATTGTAAATTCAATAAGAAGTAACTCCCCATAACTTACAAATAATTAGTAAAAATTCCATTTAGTAAAAATTTCATTCCAAAATGCTTAAATCAGGATCTTTTCTTCCAGAAACGGAGGAGAACAAACCTAGAACTGCTTTTATTTAAAAGGAATCCTCTTTCAATAATAAGAATTACGTCAATATATATGTTATGCTAATTTGAGAAAATTATGTTTGTAAAACGCCAGAAGAAATAGGCAAACAAGGAATTTTTGTTTCTTCTGGCGTTTTTAGAAAACTTTTTTGGACGGCCTTAAAAAATGTCAATATGTTTAAACGAACTTTGGCCTTCCAGAAAGGTGTTTTGAGAGAGGCAGTTTCCTGTACGGTTTTCCTGCAATTTCGCCTTTGATCCTGTCATTAAGCTCTTCCGGAGTAATCTGCACTTTTTTAGGTTTTTTCTGTTCGGATTCGGCACGAATGGTTACATTAATGGTGCCGTCCTCGATTTCTTTATCTCCAATGACAACCACGTAAGGGACCCATTCCCTGCCTGCTTCTCTCACTTTCTTTCCTATTGACAGGTCACGATCGTCAATGTCAACCCTGCAGTCTAGCTTCTGTGAAACTTCTTCGGCAAAAGCGACGTGTTTTTCTGAGATTGGCACGATCCTTACCTGGGTCGGAGAAAGCCATACTGGCAGCATAGGAACCTTTCCTTCTTCGGTTTCCATTGCAGCTTTTTCGAGAAGTGCATAAATGCAGCGTTCGATTGCCCCGCTTGGAGAGCAATGAAGCACGGTAGGCCTTTCCAGTTTGCCGTCAGCGTTTACGTAAGAAATATCATACCTTTCGGCATTTTCGACATCAATCTGGACCGTGGAAAGTGCACTTGCCTTTGCAAGAGCGTCTACGAAGTTAAACTCGAACTTGAGCACGAAATAGAAGAAACGAGTGTCCCACATCTCAACAAGCACTGGTTTGTTTACGGTCCTTGCCATATTGACTATAAGCTCTTTATTCGACTCGTAAAAGTCCTTGGTAAAGCGGATGGCTACCTCATAATCCTTAATATGGATTCCTATATTTTCAAGCACATCAATGCAGAGGTCATACTGCTTTTTGAACTGGTCTACAGCCTGGTCCATGTCCTCGCAAAGGCTGTGCATGTCAGGCATGGTAAAAGCCCTGAGCCTTCTCAAGCCCACAAGTTCTCCCCGCTGTTCTTTCCTGAAACTGTAGCGGGTCATTTCGATCATCCGAAGAGGCAGGTTCCTGTAGGAAATCGTCATGTCGTGGTTCATAAGGAACTGCCCGAAACATGCTGCAAAACGCAGGAACATCTGCCGCTTGTCGGACTCAATGGAATACTGCCTTGCAGGGAACCTGTCCAGATATTTCTTAAGAGTCGGATGGTTCATGTCGTACATGATAGGGGTTTCAACTTCCATTGCACCAAAGTCAGTTGCGACATCAAGCACATAATTTTCAAGAAGGGCTTTTATAAGCCTCCCTTTAGGGTAATACCGCATATTTCCGGAATCTGACCCTGGTTCGTAGTCCGCAAGCTCAAGCCTCCGCATAAGCTCCACATGAGGAGGTGCACGCTCAACAGCCCTGCTCTTGGAAATTTCGTAGTCTACAAACTGCTGGAGTTTGGGGTAAGGCGTAAGGTCGAAATTCTCAATTTCGCGAAGTTCTCCATCAGGGGTAAGGATGCGCCAGTATGACTTTGCCGTATCTTCGGCCTTGAGAGCTTCGGAAACAACCTCTTCTTTTTCCTTACCTGCCTCAACTTTGCCTGCTGCTCTCTGAGTTCCTTCAGGGCGTATGCTCCTTGAGAGTTCAGAAAGAGGATGCCCTTTACAGCTGATACTAAAAGCCTTATACCACCCGAAAGGAGCACGCTTGACCTCGTATTTGCCTGAGAGTGCAGTCTCTATGCCTTTGAATACCTTTACTGCAACTTTCGGAGAAGAAAGGTCAGAACTTAAGTGAGCGTAAGGATAGAGCATTATACGGTCGGTTTTGACCTGGGTAGCTACCTTTTCAATTTCGAAAACCGTCTTTTCTATAGTTTCTTCAGGATTTGCCTCATCTACACTTTCAACAGCCATAAAAGCGGTAAGTGCTTCCTCAAGCCTGCAGGACTTTAAGGACTCTTCAATTTTTTCAGCAACTGGAGTTTGTTTTTTGGTTTCGTATTCAATATAATCAGAGTGAATGAGCAATAATTGCATTCTATCACCTGTGTTAGATTATCTTCGGTGTGGAATTTTGTTCCGAATTTATATCGGTTTGAGTTTTGTTCCGAATTTATATCAGTTTGAGTTTTGTTCCGAATTTATATCAGTTTGAGTTTTGTTCCGAATTTATATCGGTTTGAGTTTTGTTCCGAATTAGCTTCGGTCTTTAATTCATCCCGAATTAGCTTCGGTTTTTAATGTATCTCGAACTAGCTTCGGTTTTTAATTTATCCCGAATTGGTTTTGTTTGAATCAAATAATTGATTTATATAAGACTAACTGAGGTCTGTACCGTCAGTAGATCTTGATTAAAGGGATAAAGAAGAATATATGACAGTCCTAATATCCTTCAACGATATAAAATAATCCCTTTCGATTGATATTTTTGGGCATATTGTGGAAAACTCCAGGAGCTCCGATGTTTTTCGGTACATTTTCTGAGCTTAACTCCGGTAATTACTTTTCCGAACCAGCCTTATGGGCATGTCCAAGGTTCTTGAAGTCTGCACAGGTCTCGGTAATTTCGGGATTGGTGTGATCCTGATAAACCCTGTAAGCTGCAACCAGAGCCCCGAGAAGAATAGGGGCTGCAAAAAATCCTGCAATCCCTCCGACAAAAGCCCCGCCCAGGAAGGCGAGCATAAGCAGCATTGGGTGAATCTTAGATTTCAAGCTGGTCAGGTAAGGCCTGAGAATCAGTTCTGGGGGGCCGTAGATAATGATGGAGGATACCGTAAAAAAAATGGCTGCACTTCTAAACCCGGATTCAAAGTACCGCATTAAAGCCAGAGGTACCAGCACCATGTACCCGGCAAAAAGGGGAATTATCGAAGCTACAAAGATAAGGGTCGCTAGGGCAAGTACATGGGTAAACCCAAAAGAGTAGAAAACAAAAACCGAAGTTACGCTTACTATCAGAGCAGAGTAGGCATTGCCTATGAAAACTCCTTTAAGGATTATATCAAGATGATGCGCGTAACAGTTTACAACTCCTTTGTACTCTTTTGGGATCACACCAAGAAATGCGCAGTAAAGCCGATCCCCATCAGCAAGTACAAAATAGCAGAAAATGATCGAGATTAAAAAATTAATGAAAAATAGACCTATACTCTGGGCATATGAAAGAAGCCCTATACTGCCAACTGCAGGAAGCAGCGAGGTAAAGAGGTCCCAGATCGCGGAATTAATACTTTCTATGATTTTATCTGGAATGTTCAGAGAGTTTATGAAATTCAAAATTGCTGCCGCAACTGCTGTCTGATGTTCAATAACCCAGGAGATCTGGTTAAGGATCTCAACAATACCTGCCCCAACAATGAATACTATTGGGATGAATATGCACAGACTGGCAACGAGAGCTCCCACCTTTCTGTGTTTTTTGAATTTTACCCGGATAGGCCTGGCAATGTAAGCAAAGACTATGCCCAGTACGATTCCATCTGCGAGGGGCAGCAGAATTAGAAACGCAAAGTACAGAAGCAGCGCTACCGCCAGGGCTGCCCCAATTTTCCATCGGCTGGCGATGATCTGGCTTACTCCGTCAGGGTTTTGGCTCAGTCTCATTTTTTAGTTCCATTTGAATAGATGAATTATAGAGGTTCAAATCAAGTATACAGATCGAAATAAGGTATATAGGTTTAATCAGTGTACAGGTCGAAATAAGGTATGAAGTTTAATCAAATTTATGGAAGAAAATGGTGAATTATAAAGTTCAAACTTTATTGGAAAGTTCAATATCTAAATATAATTAGAAACTATTTAAAAATATCATAGATATGTGAAATCCAGACTTTTGATCAATCACACCTTTAACTTTTGATTCAGATCAGGTACTAGCTTATCAAAATATCGTGTTACCACACAGGACTCTGTACATTTTCCGCACCTGATACAGGCTTCACTCACATGCGGCGTTTTTCCTTCGAGAGAAGCTGCCCCTACAGGACAAGCTTTTACACAGATCCCGCATCCGGTACAGCGGGAAAGCCTTATAAACTGCTTTGCAGCTTCCTTAAAAAGCGAAACCGCTTTTTCCTTTGTTTCCGAACTTGCAAGCAGATTCCCATTCGAAAAAAACTTTACAGTTCCGGTTCCGGTTTTGACTAGCAACATCCCCAGGTCTTCCGCATAAACCGTGTTTCCGAGAACATTGATAAAACCCGCAGCTTCTTTTTCCCTGATGCCTTTCACAGCTGCTTCTATTGAATAGCCGCCTGCCCGGCAGGGAGAAATTCCTGACACGACTTCAATTTCAAAGTCTTCAGTTTTTTCTCTAGCAAGCACGGAAATCCCTAACTCTTCGGCCAGTTTTAACATCTTGGGAGGCAGTTCTTTCCAGCGCCAGAACCCGTGCTCTACGAATTTTTCGGAAAGTCCTCTGGACTCTGCCCATTTCAGCAGAAAAGCGTTCCACTTCGCATACATTTCAGGGTGCAGGTCTTTTACCCTGGCGTATTCGGCAGCAAGGGCAGACGGGCAAAGCCAGCAGCCTACTCTTTCAAAGCCAAGGTCATAGAGAGGATTGTAGGGAAGCTGTCGCCAGTGTATGTAAAGCCATACTTCAATTGCTTTCCAATCCCTTATGGGAAAGATATTAAGCTGGGCCGGGACAAAAGGATTTGTCTCACTTGCCGCAATCCTTGCCCTTGAGAAAGATTCGTGCTTGCGCTTGCCGTCAACTGTGAGATAAGCCACGCCGCCAATTGCCCCTTTTTGAGAAGATGCTCCTTTTCCTAGCTCGAAGTCCCCTGCCGATGCCAGCTTACAGACCTTACAGCACCAGCGGAAATCCTTTGCAGGAGGCCCGAATTTTCCTACCTGTTCCCTGAAGGTGGAACCTGCATTTGCCTCGACGAGTGGAATTTCCCTTTCCCGGCAAAAGTTTCGTACAAACTCAACAGTTTCCGGAAACTCAATCCCGGTGTTCAGGAAGAAAGCTTTGAGCTCCCTTTGCTTAAGGGAAGACCGTGCTAGGTCAAGCACTACAAGACTGTCTTTTCCGCCGCTGAAGGAGACATAGACAGGCAGGTTTTTGTGTTCTTTCCTGGAAATAATCCCGCGAATAGTATTAATTGCGTTCTTCCCAAGCACCTGGAGATGTTTTTTGTTTGCCTTTATGCATGCCGCAAGATCTGGAGTCTCAGGACAAAGTGATGCTTCACTGCTGTCAACCTTCCTGATCCTGAGAACTTTTATCCTGGCCTCGCTTGAAGATTCCACTTTTGTCCTGGGTCCGCTTGAAAATTCCAATTCAGTCCGATTCTCAGGCTCAGGCAGGTTTTTCAGGTCCGAAAAGTCCGTGCTGTCAACTAAAGAAACTCCATAGCCTGTCAGGCTGCCTACGGTAACAAGCACAAAGTCACCGGCTTTTATATTACTGTCGAAGGCTTCAACAGATTCTGCTGTGACACTTTTTCCGTTAAGGTGTCGGTTTGTTTTCTTAAGCTCGACTTTCCTGCCTTTGGCATATTTCAGGAGAATTTTTGCACCCTGGAGGGAAGGTTCAAAACTGTAATCCATTTTTGAAAGCTCAAACCGGAGAATTCCAAAAATAAAGCCATCTACGAGTACTTCATCAGTTTTGTCTTCACCAGGGACTTTGTTTAGAAGAATGAGCTTATCTTCAAGGGGATTGCAGCCAAAAGCTGAGCAAAGCTGCCTGTCCAAGACTTCTCGCTCGTAAGGAGAACAAAAACGGACGTCAGCAGGTTGGGAGAGCTGAAGGACTTTTCCTTTGTTGCCGCATATTCCACATTCTTCCCCTATCAGGGGAAGGTTACATTTTCCGCACCAGAAAATTTTATCGTCTTCATACTCGAAACGCTTGACGTTCTTTTTCTTCGCGGGGACCAAGTCCTGATTTCCTTTATAGCCAGCGCTTTTGCTGGAAGTGTGTTTTCTCTCAGAAGGCTTTCCTTTAAAACCTGGAGATTTGTTTTTTACCCTGCTTTGCCGGGTCGGAGAGTTTTTTCTATCCGAAGTCCTGGAAGCTTTATTATCCGAAGTTCGGGAGACTTTATTATCCGGGGTTCTGGAAGCTTTATTGTTCGAAACTCGGGAGACTTTATTATCCGTAATTTGGGAGGTTCTTTTATCCGAAGTCCGGGCTTTCTTTGTGCCCTGATAACCTTTATCTGTTCTTTGTGGGCCCGAAACCTGGATTTTTTCTTTTTTCTGTTTTTTCTGCTGCATGAAAACCCTGGTTAGTAGTTTGAAGAAATCATTAAATATTTGATCTTTCAGTTTTATGGTTCAGTTGCACGGTGAATGTATTTATCAATATATCAAGATTGTGAAACCTGGAAAACTTATAAAACCTAAACATATTTGGCTTTATACATCAAGTGATATTGATATTAATTAAAAACTTTTCAACTCAACAAATATTGGCTCAATTAATTAAGGCCAACCTGGCCTATAAATATATATCTTTATCGAGAATGGGATCATTCTAGTAGATAATAAATTATTCTCATTAATAGAGCTCACGCGTATAGAATAAATGTCGTTTTATTCAGTGTCATTTTATTCAAAACGACATTATCTATATATATAAATTGTAATTTTAAACATAGTTATAAATTATTATTATATTAAGCTTCTTTCTATAGTAAGGGCTTATTTTCGAGGTTAACACGGTATGAAATATGATGTTGTTGTGGTTGGAGCCGGGCCTGTGGGATCCACTGCAGCTCGCTATGCAGCCCTGAATGGGGCAAAGGTTCTCCTGCTTGAAGAGCATGCTTTCATAGGGTCGCCTGTAAGCTGTACCGGACTTTTAAGCACCAGAGCGGTTGCAGAGTGCGAGCTCAAGCCTTCGGACGAGTTTGTGTTCAATTCCGTGCGTGGAGCCTTCGTATATGCTCCGGATGGGCAGTGCTTGCCAATCGATGGAAAGCAGACTAAAGCGTATGTAGTCTCGCGGAAAAACTTCGACCGCAACCTTGCAGTAATGGCTGTGGAAGAAGGTGTGGAACTCTCTCTCAGGACAAGGGCTGTGGGACTCGAAATGCCGAGTCCGAAAACCGATAAAGAGGGACAGCAAAATTCTACGGTAAAACTCAAGGTACTGAAAAATGGCAAACCTGAAACAATATGTGCCTCCGCCGTTATAGGAGCAGACGGCGTAAAAAGCCGGATAGCCAGCTATGCAGGGCTTGAAAAACCTGCCAGCGTACTTCCGGGAATCCAGATAGAAGCTCCTTATGCCTCGGATGACAGCGACTTTGTTGAACTTTTCCCAGGTTCTGTTGCTCCCGGCTTTTTTGCCTGGACTGTACCTGTTAATGAAAAAATTTCAAGGATTGCGCTTGCTCTTGAACCTGGGCTTGCCTGGAAAAATGGGCACGAAGAGAGCTCTCCTCTTTCTTATCTAGAGAAATTCCTACACTCCAACCCTCATGTAAAAGCGAGATACTCAGGATGTATGCTTGATTTTGTAGTGGGTGGAATCCCAATAGGCCCTCAGAAAAAAACGGTGTCTGATGGGGTTCTGCTGGTTGGTGATGCGGCAGGGCAGACAAAATCGACATCAGGGGGGGGAGTCTACACCGGGGCTTTTGCGGCAAAAATTGCTGGAAAGGTTGCTGCACAGGCTGCCCTTGA contains these protein-coding regions:
- a CDS encoding AI-2E family transporter, producing MRLSQNPDGVSQIIASRWKIGAALAVALLLYFAFLILLPLADGIVLGIVFAYIARPIRVKFKKHRKVGALVASLCIFIPIVFIVGAGIVEILNQISWVIEHQTAVAAAILNFINSLNIPDKIIESINSAIWDLFTSLLPAVGSIGLLSYAQSIGLFFINFLISIIFCYFVLADGDRLYCAFLGVIPKEYKGVVNCYAHHLDIILKGVFIGNAYSALIVSVTSVFVFYSFGFTHVLALATLIFVASIIPLFAGYMVLVPLALMRYFESGFRSAAIFFTVSSIIIYGPPELILRPYLTSLKSKIHPMLLMLAFLGGAFVGGIAGFFAAPILLGALVAAYRVYQDHTNPEITETCADFKNLGHAHKAGSEK
- a CDS encoding NAD(P)/FAD-dependent oxidoreductase; amino-acid sequence: MKYDVVVVGAGPVGSTAARYAALNGAKVLLLEEHAFIGSPVSCTGLLSTRAVAECELKPSDEFVFNSVRGAFVYAPDGQCLPIDGKQTKAYVVSRKNFDRNLAVMAVEEGVELSLRTRAVGLEMPSPKTDKEGQQNSTVKLKVLKNGKPETICASAVIGADGVKSRIASYAGLEKPASVLPGIQIEAPYASDDSDFVELFPGSVAPGFFAWTVPVNEKISRIALALEPGLAWKNGHEESSPLSYLEKFLHSNPHVKARYSGCMLDFVVGGIPIGPQKKTVSDGVLLVGDAAGQTKSTSGGGVYTGAFAAKIAGKVAAQAALEGDTSAKRLSEYDQLWRKGLERELEIGMKIHDYIGKLEDRQFNDLIGSLNTPSILNTITEYGDMDHPSILLRKLMFSGNSFRLMKAFGTFLRTLF
- a CDS encoding threonine--tRNA ligase; this translates as MQLLLIHSDYIEYETKKQTPVAEKIEESLKSCRLEEALTAFMAVESVDEANPEETIEKTVFEIEKVATQVKTDRIMLYPYAHLSSDLSSPKVAVKVFKGIETALSGKYEVKRAPFGWYKAFSISCKGHPLSELSRSIRPEGTQRAAGKVEAGKEKEEVVSEALKAEDTAKSYWRILTPDGELREIENFDLTPYPKLQQFVDYEISKSRAVERAPPHVELMRRLELADYEPGSDSGNMRYYPKGRLIKALLENYVLDVATDFGAMEVETPIMYDMNHPTLKKYLDRFPARQYSIESDKRQMFLRFAACFGQFLMNHDMTISYRNLPLRMIEMTRYSFRKEQRGELVGLRRLRAFTMPDMHSLCEDMDQAVDQFKKQYDLCIDVLENIGIHIKDYEVAIRFTKDFYESNKELIVNMARTVNKPVLVEMWDTRFFYFVLKFEFNFVDALAKASALSTVQIDVENAERYDISYVNADGKLERPTVLHCSPSGAIERCIYALLEKAAMETEEGKVPMLPVWLSPTQVRIVPISEKHVAFAEEVSQKLDCRVDIDDRDLSIGKKVREAGREWVPYVVVIGDKEIEDGTINVTIRAESEQKKPKKVQITPEELNDRIKGEIAGKPYRKLPLSKHLSGRPKFV
- a CDS encoding phosphoadenosine phosphosulfate reductase family protein, whose protein sequence is MQQKKQKKEKIQVSGPQRTDKGYQGTKKARTSDKRTSQITDNKVSRVSNNKASRTPDNKVSRTSDNKASRTSDRKNSPTRQSRVKNKSPGFKGKPSERKHTSSKSAGYKGNQDLVPAKKKNVKRFEYEDDKIFWCGKCNLPLIGEECGICGNKGKVLQLSQPADVRFCSPYEREVLDRQLCSAFGCNPLEDKLILLNKVPGEDKTDEVLVDGFIFGILRFELSKMDYSFEPSLQGAKILLKYAKGRKVELKKTNRHLNGKSVTAESVEAFDSNIKAGDFVLVTVGSLTGYGVSLVDSTDFSDLKNLPEPENRTELEFSSGPRTKVESSSEARIKVLRIRKVDSSEASLCPETPDLAACIKANKKHLQVLGKNAINTIRGIISRKEHKNLPVYVSFSGGKDSLVVLDLARSSLKQRELKAFFLNTGIEFPETVEFVRNFCREREIPLVEANAGSTFREQVGKFGPPAKDFRWCCKVCKLASAGDFELGKGASSQKGAIGGVAYLTVDGKRKHESFSRARIAASETNPFVPAQLNIFPIRDWKAIEVWLYIHWRQLPYNPLYDLGFERVGCWLCPSALAAEYARVKDLHPEMYAKWNAFLLKWAESRGLSEKFVEHGFWRWKELPPKMLKLAEELGISVLAREKTEDFEIEVVSGISPCRAGGYSIEAAVKGIREKEAAGFINVLGNTVYAEDLGMLLVKTGTGTVKFFSNGNLLASSETKEKAVSLFKEAAKQFIRLSRCTGCGICVKACPVGAASLEGKTPHVSEACIRCGKCTESCVVTRYFDKLVPDLNQKLKV